A portion of the Hoplias malabaricus isolate fHopMal1 chromosome 1, fHopMal1.hap1, whole genome shotgun sequence genome contains these proteins:
- the spred1 gene encoding sprouty-related, EVH1 domain-containing protein 1, with protein sequence MSEESANPNNDDSYARVRAVVMTRDDSSGGWLPLGGGGLSCVSVHKVSRPDTDNSSGVDFLIQGERLKDKLVVLECNIKRDLVYNKVTPIFHHWRIDNKKFGLTFQSPADARAFDRGIRRAMEDIKQGCPVYSDSDTPEDGLQVNQDPPSICTPMREPFSPHGIVSTEPFRGCYVRAQPFDEFPSPNRRYMPPQVTFNNTRHVSFHMDDEEVVRINPRKDVLIRGYEDYRHPVMWKQDMERDDGDFTTTFSKLDNKKSEYLFPEGSETHGGGKDSIKTQQPSPLLKSKKSRRRREDGERSRCIYCREMFNHEDNWRGQCQDAPDPIKQCIYKVSCMLCAESMLYHCMSDSEGDFSDPCSCDTSEEQFCLRWLALLGLSLIAPCMCCYPPLRACHHCGEACHCCGGKHKAAG encoded by the exons TGACAGTTATGCACGTGTGAGAGCAGTGGTCATGACTCGGGATGACTCCAGCGGTGGATGGCTGCCTCTGGGAGGCGGAGGACTCAGCTGTGTGTCAGTCCACAAAGTCAGCAGGCCAGACACGGACAACTCCAGTGGCGTGGATTTCCTCATCCAGGGAGAGCGCCTCAAAGACAAATTG GTTGTGCTGGAGTGTAACATAAAGAGGGATCTGGTCTATAACAAAGTCACTCCTATCTTCCACCACTGGAGGATTGATAACAAGAAGTTTGGACTGACTTTCCAGAGTCCAGCTGATGCTAGGGCCTTTGACCGGGGGATTCGGCGGGCCATGGAGGACATTAAGCAAG GTTGTCCGGTGTACAGTGACTCAGACACTCCTGAAGATGGATTACAG GTTAACCAAGATCCCCCTTCCATTTGCACACCCATGAGAGAGCCCTTCTCCCCACATGGCATAGTGTCTACTGAGCCTTTCCGGGGCTGTTATGTGCGTGCTCAGCCCTTTGATGAATTTCCCAGCCCCAACCGCCGCTACATGCCCCCACAG gtcacTTTCAACAATACACGCCACGTAAGCTTTCACATGGATGATGAAGAGGTGGTTCGTATTAACCCCCGCAAGGACGTTCTTATCCGGGGATACGAAGACTACCGGCACCCTGTCATGTGGAAACAGGACATGGAGCGAGATGATGGGGACTTCACTACCACCTTTTCCAAACTGGACAACAAGAAAAGTGAGTACTTGTTTCCAGAAGGCTCGGAAACACACGGTGGTGGGAAGGACTCCATTAAAACCCAGCAACCCTCTCCACTCCTCAAGTCCAAGAAGTCTCGGAGACGCAGAGAGGATGGTGAGCGCTCGCGCTGCATCTACTGCCGCGAGATGTTCAACCATGAGGACAACTGGCGGGGTCAGTGTCAGGATGCACCGGACCCCATAAAGCAGTGCATTTACAAGGTTAGCTGCATGCTTTGTGCAGAGAGCATGCTCTACCACTGCATGTCTGACTCTGAGGGTGACTTTTCGGACCCATGCTCTTGTGACACCAGTGAAGAGCAGTTTTGTCTGCGCTGGCTGGCACTGTTGGGTCTGTCTCTCATCGCGCCGTGTATGTGCTGCTACCCTCCCCTGCGAGCCTGCCATCACTGTGGAGAGGCCTGCCACTGCTGCGGGGGGAAGCACAAGGCTGCCGGATGA